In the genome of Caldilineales bacterium, one region contains:
- a CDS encoding 1-acyl-sn-glycerol-3-phosphate acyltransferase, whose amino-acid sequence MNARKGRDFVETADYLPGQWRHSTAKRLARSLLFWLVRMLVRLLFRVHDQEVERLPAQGPMVVAVNHINWFDIPVIYVASLPRPMTGLVKVESWDNPLLRTLFDLIDAIPLRRGEVDRTALKQALAALKAHYLLGIAPEGTRSHDGKLIQGHHGVAMLGLLSKAPILPAAHYGGEAVRRNLGRLRRTDIHLAVGRPFYLDPGEAKVTKELRQQMVDEIMYQIAALLPASYRGYYSDLSAATTTFLRFLPEEEGTAGGS is encoded by the coding sequence ATGAACGCCAGAAAAGGACGAGATTTCGTCGAAACCGCAGACTATCTTCCCGGCCAATGGCGGCACAGCACCGCCAAACGCCTTGCCCGCAGCCTGCTTTTTTGGCTGGTGCGGATGTTGGTCAGGCTGCTGTTCAGGGTGCATGATCAAGAGGTCGAGCGCCTGCCGGCGCAGGGGCCGATGGTGGTGGCCGTCAATCACATCAATTGGTTCGATATCCCCGTCATCTACGTCGCCTCGCTCCCCCGCCCGATGACCGGCCTGGTCAAGGTGGAATCGTGGGACAACCCGCTGCTGCGCACGCTCTTCGACCTGATCGACGCCATCCCCTTGCGCCGCGGCGAGGTGGACAGGACGGCTTTGAAGCAGGCGCTGGCGGCCCTGAAGGCGCACTATCTGTTGGGCATCGCCCCCGAGGGCACCCGCAGCCATGATGGCAAGCTGATCCAGGGGCATCATGGCGTGGCCATGCTGGGCTTGCTGAGCAAAGCGCCCATCTTGCCGGCGGCGCACTATGGCGGCGAGGCGGTGCGCCGCAACCTCGGACGTTTGCGCCGCACCGACATCCATCTTGCCGTCGGCAGGCCGTTCTATCTCGATCCGGGCGAGGCGAAGGTGACCAAAGAACTGCGCCAGCAGATGGTGGATGAGATCATGTACCAGATCGCGGCCCTATTGCCAGCATCCTACCGCGGGTACTACTCCGATCTCTCGGCCGCCACCACCACTTTTCTGCGTTTCCTGCCAGAGGAGGAGGGGACGGCCGGGGGAAGCTAG